Part of the Ziziphus jujuba cultivar Dongzao chromosome 8, ASM3175591v1 genome is shown below.
ataatgaatgaaaaatatcataaaaataaaaaaagtaaaaaaattaaaaaattaaaagaatgtaaattgattgatcaactttaataaccAAAGGCTTTACCTTTCAAAAGGATACATCCAACGAGTATGTACTGGTCCTGCCATTTTTGCCTCATATGGTAGGTGAACTGCTAGATGAACCATGATATCAAAAAAGGTTGGAGGGAATATTCTTTCCAATTTACACAATGTAAGTATTATCCCCtcttgtaacatatccaagtcTGAAACAGATAAAGTTCGTGCACAAAGTTTTTGGAAGAACGTGCACATTTCAATAATTGTTCCACAAACATCTTTCTTAATGTAAGGTCTTATACCCACGAGAAAAAGTTGTTGCAAAAGAACATGACTATCATGAGTTTTCAAACCTGATATCTTACCATCCTTAATGTTcacattctttgaaatattagcagcatagccatctggaaatttgacagacttcaaaaacttacaaaactcatgtttttcatcccttgttAATGAAAAACATGCCAAAGGTTTCAAAACTTTACCGCCAGTTTCTTGTAAATGCAATTCTTTTCGAATTTTCAGATCCTTTAAATACACATGTGCCTTGTCAGTATCCTTCGACTTACCTTTGATGTCCAACATTATTCCAACTATATTATCACAAAtgttttttctcaatatgcatcacATCCAAATTGTGCCGAAATTTTACTTTAGACCAATATTCTAGttcaaaaaatatgcttttccttGTCCAATTTAATTCACAGGCAGCacgttttctctttttatccaCATTGTTAGGATGTTTCCCCGGTCTGCTCTCAATTGTCCTATCTAACTGTTGTAATATTTCAGCTCCTGAAAACTGCCTTGGAGCTAACCTTCGTTCAGGCTTTCCATCATATTGTCGATTATTTCTCCATGCATGATTTATGGATAAATATCGACGATGTCCCATGTAACAAATCTTACTTCTTAAAGCTTGGGAAGAAGTATCTTCATTACAAGTCGGACATGCTTTATATCCTTTAGTACTCCATCTAGAAAGTGTTCCATATGCTGGAAAGTCATGTATTGTCCACAACACTGCTGCATGCATTGTAAACCTCTCCTTTTTAGAGATGTCATAAGTGGTGACACCATATGTCCATAGATCTTTCAATTCATCAATCATAGGCCGTAAGTACACATCAATGTCTTTTCCAGGTGCCGTTGGGCCTGGTATTAATAATGACATCATCGAAAAAGTCTCTTTCATGCACTTCCAAGGTGGCAGGTTATAAGGCACTAACATCATTGGCCACATGCTATACGAAGTACTCATGTTACTAAAAGGATTAAATCCATCAGTGGCAGCACCTAGCCGGACATTACGAGGATCCATAACAAATATCGGATATTGTTCATCAAAGTGCTTCCATGCTTCTCCATCTGCTGGATGCCTCAATACTCCATTTGTGTTAGGATGCTTCTCTTTGTGCCATCTCATATCAATAGCAGTATGGCGATATGTAAATAATCTTTGCAATCTTGGAGTGATAGGAAAATATCGAAGCACCTTTTGAGGGATCCTTTTCCCCTCAGTaccttgaaatttatatctCGGTTCAACACATATTGGACATTTATCCAATTCAGCTGATTCTTTCCAAAACAATGCACAATCCCATTTACAAGCATGAATCATTTCATATCCTAATCCAAGTGCATGAAGTGTACATTTTGCCTTGTAGTAAGACTTTGGCAATTTAGTACCCTCTGGAAGTGCTTCCTTGAGAAGTTCAAGCAATATATTAAATGACTTGTTACTCCAATGGTTTAAAGCTTTTATATGCATTAACCTGACCAAAAAAGTCAATGCAGAGAACTTTGTACACCCTGGATATAACTTGCTTTCAACTTTAGCAAATAATCCtgaaaattctttatttctatGATCTTGATCTCCAATGTGACCTTCATATGCATCTACATCAATATCCATGTCACCTGCAGCATCTTGCAATGCTACCAtcatatcatcattatcatcttcttccCTATCATGTTCAACagcttcatcatcttcctcaaaacccatttcaataCCTTGAAAATTCAATGCCTCTCCATGATAAATCCAACTGTGATAATCTGGTGAAAATCCTTTCACCCATAAATGTCGTTCAACTACACTTATATCTTGGAAATACACATTCCAACAATATCGACAAGGACATCTAGTCCTATTATCTTCATCTAAATGATGTTTAGCCAattcaataaatgatttaaCACCATTTGTGTATTCATCTGACAACTTATCATGAcaccatatccattttttttccataacttCCTAGAAGAAACCAATAGTATAGTTATAAGGATATAATATATCAAGCACTTAAAATAACTTAACTTGTACAATATTGAAGCTAAAATGGGTTTAAGTGTCTCAATACACAGCAAGATAGCATTAAAGGAcaggaaattaaaagaataataaactagttaactagcaAAAGGAGAACATATATTGCaatattcatatactcaaagacatgaaatggtctatttaaaaaaaaaaaaacaacaaaaagaacaatgataggtatactaagcattattcattccactaatatt
Proteins encoded:
- the LOC107423378 gene encoding uncharacterized protein LOC107423378 yields the protein MDISLDDESPPRKVRSLVDIYESTNIAFFACEHQNFEEAIKEDIWIKARDEYIATIEKNDMWELVDLLEGKDEVMEKKWIWCHDKLSDEYTNGVKSFIELAKHHLDEDNRTRCPCRYCWNVYFQDISVVERHLWVKGFSPDYHSWIYHGEALNFQGIEMGFEEDDEAVEHDREEDDNDDMMVALQDAAGDMDIDVDAYEGHIGDQDHRNKEFSGLFAKVESKLYPGCTKFSALTFLVRLMHIKALNHWSNKSFNILLELLKEALPEGTKLPKSYYKAKCTLHALGLGYEMIHACKWDCALFWKESAELDKCPICVEPRYKFQGTEGKRIPQKVLRYFPITPRLQRLFTYRHTAIDMRWHKEKHPNTNGVLRHPADGEAWKHFDEQYPIFVMDPRNVRLGAATDGFNPFSNMSTSYSMWPMMLVPYNLPPWKCMKETFSMMSLLIPGPTAPGKDIDVYLRPMIDELKDLWTYGVTTYDISKKERFTMHAAVLWTIHDFPAYGTLSRWSTKGYKACPTCNEDTSSQALRSKICYMGHRRYLSINHAWRNNRQYDGKPERRLAPRQFSGAEILQQLDRTIESRPGKHPNNVDKKRKRAAFGIMLDIKGKSKDTDKAHVYLKDLKIRKELHLQETGGKVLKPLNVNIKDGKISGLKTHDSHVLLQQLFLVGIRPYIKKDVCGTIIEMCTFFQKLCARTLSVSDLDMLQEGIILTLCKLERIFPPTFFDIMVHLAVHLPYEAKMAGPVHTRWMYPFERNKAHPEGSIAEGYVVNEALTYCSMYLHGIETRFNRLERNKDGENQIASTLSVFTQPVNLLGKPQFVELKDDDYKKAHWYILYNCCELQPYFE